Genomic segment of Fusobacterium sp. SYSU M8D902:
TCTAGTTCCATAAACTTTAGATCCTTTTTCCATTACAGATATATTAGCATCACATCTTAAAGATCCTAATTCCATTGAAACATCACTTACACCTGTATATTTAATAACACTCTTTAAAGTGTTCAAATACTCATAAGCCTCTTCAGAACTTCTCATATCTGGTTCTGAAATTATCTCTATCAATGGTATAGACGCTCTATTAAAGTTGATCAAAGACTCATGCTCAGCGTGTATTGATTTAGCTGCGTCCTCCTCTATCTGTAATTTTGTAATTCCTACTTTTACCTCTCTACCAGAGTTTAATTTGAACTCTAATGAACCTTTTTCAGCATATGATTTATCAAATTGTGTTATTTGATAGTTTTTAGGTGTATCTGGATAAAAATAGTTTTTTCTATCAAAACTACTTTCATTATTTATTTTACAATTTAAAGCTAACCCAGCTTTTACTGCATATTCTACTACTTTTTTATTAAGTTTAGGTAATGCTCCAGGATGTCCTAAACAGATAGGACAAGTATTTGTATTTGATTCAGCATTATCATAGTCAGCACTACAACCACACCAAACCTTTGTTCCAGTTTTTAATTGTAGGTGGACTTCAAGCCCGATTACTGATTCCCATTCTCTCATATCTTTTCTCCTTTTCTCCTAATCTAATTCAGGAAGCTCCCATTCTCCTCTTACTTTTTCAAAAGCTGATCCAGCTTTGATCAACTCTCCCTCTCCAAAAGGTTTTCCCAACAATTGAATTCCTACAGGTAATTCCTCTACTTTTCCTGCTGGAATTGAAATTCCTGGTATTCCAGCTAAGTTTGCTGAAATTGTAAATATATCCTCTAGGTATAACTCTATTGGTGTCTTTTTATCATCTAATCTAAATGCTGTTGTTGGTGATACAGGAGTGAATATTATATCTACATTTTCAAAAGCTTTTTCAAAATCATCTTTTATCTTTGCTCTTACTTTTTGAGCTTTTTTGAAGTATGCATCATAGAAACCAGCACTTAAAACATAAGTTCCTATCATAATTCTTCTTTTTACCTCATCTCCAAAACCTTCACTTCTTGAGTTAATATATAGATCATTTATATTTTCTATATTTTCACTTCTATATCCATATCTTACACCATCAAATCTAGCTAAGTTTGAACTTGCTTCAGCTGGAGCTATTACATAGTAAGTTGGAACAGCATATTTTGTATGTGGTAGAGAAACTTCAACTATCTCTGCCCCTAACTCTTTAAATTTTTCTAAAGAGCTATCCATTATCTTTCTAACTTCTGGATTTATTCCATCTATAAAGTACTCCTTAGGTACTCCTATTTTCATTCCCTTTATATCTTGATTTAAAAACTGAGTATAATCAGGAACTTCACAATTTACAACAGTTGCATCATAATCATCAGGACCAGCTATAACATTCATAGCTAAAGCTATATCCTCAACTTTTTTAGCTATTGGTCCTATTTGATCAAGAGATGAAGCAAAAGCCATAAGTCCATATCTTGATACTCTTCCATAAGTAGGTTTCATTCCAACTACTCCACAGAATGAAGCTGGTTGTCTTATACTTCCACCAGTATCAGATCCTAAAGAGATATATGCCTCTTGAGCAGCTATACTAGCAGCAGCTCCTCCACTACTCCCTCCTGGTACTCTCTCATTATCCCAAGGGTTTCTTGTGATGTGATGAATAGATGTCTTTGTTGTACTTCCCATAGCAAACTCATCCATATTAGTTATTCCTATTATGATTGCATCTGCCTCTTTTAATTTCTTTACAACTGTTCCATCATATATACCTGTATAGTTTGATAAAATTTTTGAACAAGCAGTTGTCTTATCTCCTTCAGATACCATATTATCTTTTATAGCTACTGG
This window contains:
- the gatA gene encoding Asp-tRNA(Asn)/Glu-tRNA(Gln) amidotransferase subunit GatA encodes the protein MENLYKLSAFEIREKILKGEVKSEDLVQKIFERIEKIDSNIGSFVSLRKEKALQEARTIDEKIKNGEKVGELAGVPVAIKDNMVSEGDKTTACSKILSNYTGIYDGTVVKKLKEADAIIIGITNMDEFAMGSTTKTSIHHITRNPWDNERVPGGSSGGAAASIAAQEAYISLGSDTGGSIRQPASFCGVVGMKPTYGRVSRYGLMAFASSLDQIGPIAKKVEDIALAMNVIAGPDDYDATVVNCEVPDYTQFLNQDIKGMKIGVPKEYFIDGINPEVRKIMDSSLEKFKELGAEIVEVSLPHTKYAVPTYYVIAPAEASSNLARFDGVRYGYRSENIENINDLYINSRSEGFGDEVKRRIMIGTYVLSAGFYDAYFKKAQKVRAKIKDDFEKAFENVDIIFTPVSPTTAFRLDDKKTPIELYLEDIFTISANLAGIPGISIPAGKVEELPVGIQLLGKPFGEGELIKAGSAFEKVRGEWELPELD